A DNA window from Halorubrum sp. DM2 contains the following coding sequences:
- a CDS encoding ABC transporter substrate-binding protein yields MAANHEGDPYDQAVSRRKIVSVAGASGLAALAGCSGGGGDGGDTGETSGNTDSGDSIYDATYNDAYNGNPADLHFNTSAVQNYRWPAGRAVFAPFLKYSFNEDEFLLGALENLEIESEEVTLTFREDLSWDNGDDWTTEDLDVQLQLAEKTGSSIWGYLDDYEIVDDNTARLLLSGETNPRIIQFELTNFLVDVKAETHEQFLDQDAQEFLRWAWEDPVASGMWSFVSKDQQAFEFERNPEFYNADNINFRRHLIENTGGADAQYQALIAGDHIDGAMSAFAPPEIVEQFADNVVEVNIPAKWGYGIVFNHDDQHFGKREVRQATAHVINRQSLVENAGPRSKFVAPVPCGIAPEDQEYWLDDWQEDFETYGADASQTEEATQLLEDAGYSKSDGTWQDENGNTISGDYYSPAGWNDWTTMTQTVVSQLNDFGFDFSISTLPTNDWFTQYSDSDFAMSSLYWLPGGSRSAFPYFPLRYQLWEPEIGGGHNYRGPAQSEQTIPGPDGGEMTLTPLDEVDQIAQQPDDESSREYVQRAAWHNHIELPFLGLVSKYEQSWTTDDEWTVASEDSVNRQVKWPQFWWPHEGELQYRG; encoded by the coding sequence ATGGCAGCTAATCACGAGGGGGACCCCTACGACCAAGCGGTGAGTCGACGAAAGATAGTCTCTGTCGCCGGGGCGTCCGGCCTCGCCGCGCTCGCCGGCTGTAGCGGCGGCGGCGGTGACGGCGGAGATACCGGAGAGACATCGGGCAACACGGACAGCGGCGACTCGATCTATGACGCCACGTACAACGACGCGTACAACGGCAACCCGGCCGACCTCCACTTCAACACCTCGGCGGTCCAGAACTATCGGTGGCCGGCCGGAAGAGCGGTGTTCGCGCCGTTCCTGAAGTACTCGTTCAACGAGGACGAGTTCCTGCTCGGTGCCCTCGAAAACCTCGAAATCGAGAGCGAGGAAGTCACGCTCACCTTTCGCGAGGATCTCTCGTGGGACAACGGTGACGACTGGACGACCGAAGACCTCGACGTCCAGCTCCAGCTCGCGGAGAAGACCGGGAGCTCGATCTGGGGGTACCTCGACGACTACGAGATCGTCGACGACAATACGGCACGCCTTCTCCTGTCCGGCGAGACGAACCCGCGTATCATCCAGTTCGAACTCACGAACTTCCTCGTGGACGTGAAGGCCGAAACCCACGAGCAGTTCCTCGACCAAGACGCTCAGGAGTTCCTCCGGTGGGCGTGGGAGGACCCGGTCGCGAGCGGCATGTGGTCGTTCGTCAGCAAGGACCAGCAGGCGTTCGAGTTCGAGCGCAACCCCGAGTTCTACAACGCCGACAACATCAATTTCCGGCGGCATCTCATCGAGAACACCGGCGGGGCCGACGCGCAGTATCAGGCGCTTATCGCCGGCGACCACATCGACGGCGCGATGAGCGCGTTCGCGCCGCCGGAGATCGTCGAGCAGTTCGCCGACAACGTCGTCGAGGTCAACATCCCCGCGAAGTGGGGATACGGCATCGTGTTCAACCACGACGACCAGCACTTCGGAAAGCGAGAAGTGCGACAGGCGACTGCTCACGTCATCAACCGCCAGTCGCTCGTCGAGAACGCGGGTCCGCGGTCGAAGTTCGTGGCACCGGTCCCGTGCGGTATCGCGCCGGAGGATCAGGAGTACTGGCTCGACGACTGGCAGGAGGACTTCGAGACGTACGGGGCCGACGCGAGCCAGACCGAGGAAGCAACGCAGCTGCTCGAAGACGCCGGCTACAGTAAGTCGGACGGGACTTGGCAGGACGAGAACGGGAATACCATCAGCGGGGACTACTACTCGCCGGCGGGCTGGAACGACTGGACGACCATGACGCAGACGGTCGTCAGTCAGCTCAACGACTTCGGGTTCGACTTCTCAATCAGTACCCTGCCGACCAACGACTGGTTCACGCAGTACTCCGACAGCGACTTCGCCATGAGCAGCCTCTACTGGCTGCCCGGAGGGTCGCGCTCGGCGTTCCCGTACTTCCCGCTGCGGTACCAGCTCTGGGAGCCGGAAATCGGCGGCGGTCACAACTATCGTGGGCCCGCTCAGTCCGAGCAGACGATCCCCGGTCCGGACGGCGGCGAAATGACTCTCACGCCGCTCGACGAGGTCGACCAGATCGCCCAGCAGCCCGACGACGAGTCGTCCCGCGAGTACGTCCAGCGCGCCGCTTGGCACAACCACATCGAGCTGCCGTTCCTCGGACTGGTGTCCAAGTACGAGCAGTCGTGGACGACCGACGACGAGTGGACCGTCGCGAGCGAGGACAGCGTCAACCGCCAGGTCAAATGGCCGCAGTTCTGGTGGCCGCACGAAGGCGAACTCCAGTATCGGGGCTGA